A stretch of Phragmites australis chromosome 12, lpPhrAust1.1, whole genome shotgun sequence DNA encodes these proteins:
- the LOC133887435 gene encoding uncharacterized protein At3g49140-like yields MVYHAAGLLAAATAAAPDHSCSPFPSSRRTPPPPPPSFLLSMRATISSGLSRRCQCQCRCRCHAWWSNERARRSCCASRGRHCRAVGSAPDHMDELPARGRYHPFEEIAETLQLDDGEPAHLTDAESARTIVEVNNKATVMISTLVSDGVHERIILPEFPYLTDENGDIYFEIDNDDALLESIMGEDKIAHVIIGLDNTQVFADLDLAAASATDFAQEDDDDSDDDGSDDDEESDFDDDFNDVEGVFAVDDDDDDDDDSEDDGDDDLPSWSNLETVNSCHPLYFARMIAEAATKSNIDWLDRPPASLVVEGQLRPAFAEESTMVAKHLSSDEPQKDKKGNGATFFKVEVLSIELITAYGTEPKVKIEDYRKARPDIIAHSAPNIISRLRAGGDKITQALKSLCWRCKAIQLEEGAVIGVDCLGFDLRVCSGTQVQTLRFAFPTKATSEFGAEKQIHELLFPRNTHQEGQSPQARQKES; encoded by the exons ATGGTATACCATGCTGCTGGGCTGCTGGCAGCGGCCACCGCTGCAGCGCCGGACCACTCGTGctcccccttcccctcctcccgccgcactcctcctccgccgccgcctagTTTCCTTCTTTCAATGAGAGCCACCATCAGCTCAGGCCTCTCGCGACGGTGCCAGTGCCAGTGCCGCTGTCGCTGCCACGCTTGGTGGAGCAATGAGCGCGCACGCCGGAGCTGTTGCGCCAGCCGTGGCCGCCATTGCCG GGCCGTCGGGTCGGCGCCGGACCACATGGACGAGCTGCCGGCGAGGGGGAGGTACCACCCGTTCGAGGAGATCGCAGAGACGTTGCAGCTAGACGACGGCGAGCCGGCCCACCTGACCGACGCCGAGTCCGCCCGGACAATCGTCGAG GTGAACAACAAGGCGACGGTGATGATCTCCACGCTCGTCAGCGACGGCGTCCACGAGCGGATCATCCTGCCAGAGTTCCCCTACCTCACCGACGAGAACGGAG ATATCTACTTCGAGATCGACAACGACGACGCGCTGCTGGAGAGCATCATGGGCGAAGACAAGATCGCG CATGTCATTATTGGGTTGGATAACACACAGGTCTTCGCCGACTTGGATCTAGCAGCAGCGTCCGCCACCGATTTCGCTCAAGAAGATGACGACGACAGCGACGACGATGGCTCGGACGATGATGAGGAGAGCGACTTCGATGATGACTTTAACGACGTG GAGGGTGTGTTtgctgttgatgatgatgacgacgacgacgacgacagtgAGGACGACGGAGATGACGATCTACCAAGCTGGTCCAACCTTGAGACCGTGAATTCTTGCCATCCGTTGTACTTTGCAAGGATGATTGCAGAG GCCGCAACCAAATCTAACATAGACTGGTTGGACCGACCACCGGCAAGCCTTGTCGTTGAGGGTCAGCTGAGACCTGCCTTTGCTGAGGAGAGCACCATGGTTGCCAAGCATTTGTCAA GTGATGAGCCACAGAAAGATAAAAAGGGAAATGGTGCTACATTCTTTAAAGTTGAGGTCCTCAGCATCGAGTTGATCACTGCATATGGAACTGAG CCAAAGGTAAAAATCGAAGATTACCGCAAAGCTAGGCCAGACATCATTGCGCATTCCGCACCGAACATAATATCGCGGCTGAGAGCCGGTGGAGATAAGATCACACAAGCTCTGAAATCACTCTGCTGGAGGTGCAAGGCCATCCAATTAGAG GAAGGGGCGGTGATCGGAGTGGACTGCCTTGGCTTTGACTTGAGAGTGTGCTCAGGAACACAAGTGCAGACGTTGAGATTTGCTTTCCCTACAAAG GCCACTTCGGAGTTCGGAGCAGAGAAGCAAATACATGAGCTTCTGTTTCCTAGGAATACACATCAAGAGGGGCAGTCACCACAAGCTCGACAGAAAGAGTCTTGA
- the LOC133886025 gene encoding protein AUXIN RESPONSE 4-like, translating to MPAADPPAVADADAAAAPDQAPPPPQPPPHPLSLASAIPFWFYLAAAVSLLALLLPHFLPPSSHAPPLQPPLLRGHLASGRFLKLDPFPGLFAATSRPAGGPPAHRVLILPGLAAGSFSFRRVLPALSSRGILAAVLDLPGQGLSATPPAAAAPARASALREIMDRGVFHAFEHLVQTGEVPYQEPAGVGAPPPSSPYAPAEAAAAVARALEALGVAPVHLVLHDSALAAGASFASANPGAVRSVTLVDATASLPAFPAAVFDVPVLGRLVLRVPALFRGLVRLCCARGIGAEEAEAQRAAMRGEGRTEGVIEAWKAMNHSFQLGEWRGSSEEVRRLPMMVLWSGSWSDMWIDEGKKVAAALPDAKFIYHSGGRWPQEDAAEEISELIADFVTSSEEAEGGRIEQPVV from the exons ATGCCGGCGGCCGATCCCCCCGCTGTCGCCGATGCCGACGCCGCAGCGGCGCCGGACCAAGCCCCGCCCCCACCGCAGCCGCCACCCCACCCCCTCTCCCTCGCATCCGCGATCCCTTTCTGGTTCTACCTCGCGGCCGCCGTCTccctcctcgcgctcctcctACCTCACTTCTTGCCTCCCTCCTCCCACGCGCCCCCTCTCCAGCCCCCCCTCCTCCGCGGCCACCTTGCCTCGGGGCGCTTCCTCAAGCTCGACCCATTCCCAGGCCTCTTCGCCGCCACCTCCCGCCCCGCCGGCGGCCCTCCCGCGCACCGCGTCCTCATCCTCCCCGGCCTCGCCGCAGGATCCTTCTCCTTCCGCCGCGTCCTCCCCGCCCTCTCCTCCCGGGGCATCCTCGCCGCGGTCCTCGACCTCCCGGGCCAGGGCCTCTCCGCAACGCCGCCTGCCGCGGCCGCTCCCGCGCGCGCCAGCGCTCTCCGGGAGATCATGGATCGCGGCGTCTTCCACGCCTTCGAGCACCTCGTCCAGACCGGCGAGGTGCCGTACCAGGAGCCCGCGGGCGTGGGGGCGCCGCCGCCCTCGTCCCCGTACGCACCCGCCGAGGCGGCCGCGGCCGTCGCCCGGGCCTTGGAGGCGCTCGGCGTCGCCCCCGTACACCTCGTGCTCCACGACTCCGCGCTCGCCGCCGGGGCCTCGTTCGCGTCGGCCAACCCGGGGGCGGTCCGGAGCGTGACGTTGGTTGACGCCACCGCGTCCCTGCCGGCGTTCCCGGCTGCAGTCTTCGACGTGCCCGTGTTGGGGAGGCTGGTGCTGCGGGTGCCGGCGCTGTTCCGTGGGCTGGTGCGGCTGTGCTGCGCGCGGGGGATAGGGGCCGAGGAGGCTGAGGCGCAACGGGCGGCGATGCGCGGGGAGGGGAGGACGGAGGGAGTGATTGAGGCATGGAAGGCGATGAACCACAGCTTTCAGCTGGGGGAGTGGAGGGGTTCTTCGGAGGAGGTGAGGCGGCTGCCGATGATGGTGCTGTGGTCGGGTTCTTGGTCGGATATGTGGATCGATGAGGGGAAGAAGGTGGCAGCTGCGCTGCCGGATGCCAAATTCATCTACCATTCCGGCGGTCGCTGGCCTCAG GAGGATGCCGCTGAGGAAATCTCAGAGCTGATAGCAGATTTTGTGACCTCATCAGAAGAAGCAGAAGGTGGTCGCATTGAACAGCCAGTGGTATGA
- the LOC133886855 gene encoding uncharacterized protein At1g10890-like, with product MPRDLSPSPPRRRRRSPSPPRYRGRRGRRDRSPSPVRIRSPYRPSYRRKSPSPSPRRRKSRSPSPRRRKSRSASQKRYRRKRSRSVTSSPITKSQSPHLGSTENKNAIDKQRLEEEKKRRQKEVELRLLEEETAKRVEQAIRKKVEDSLNCEEIKHEIQRRIDEGRRRIHEEVVAQIEKEKEAVLTEAKQKAEREKKEREELEKKLEEEQKKAEEALMKEAMEQQQKELERYQELERLQKEREEALKRKQTEEEQQRQNQMKLLGKNKSRPKLSFALGMK from the exons ATGCCGCGCGAcctgtcgccgtcgccgccgcgcagGCGGCGGCGGTCACCGTCCCCGCCGCGGTACCGCGGCCGGAGGGGGCGCAGGGACCGCAGCCCCAGCCCCGTCCGCATCAGGTCCCCCTATCGTCCATCGTATAG AAGGAAGAGCCCTTCACCTTCCCCAAGAAGGCGCAAGAGCCGTTCTCCATCGCCTAGGAGGCGCAAGAGTCGATCAGCATCACAAAAGCGTTACAGAAGAAAGAGAAGTCGGAGTGTCACTAGCTCTCCAATCACCAAATCTCAAAGTCCTCACCTCGGATCGACAGAGAATAAGAATGCTATTGATAAGCAAAGgctagaagaagaaaagaaaag GCGCCAAAAAGAAGTTGAACTGAGACTATTAGAGGAGGAAACTGCAAAAAGAGTTGAGCAAGCTATTAGGAAAAAAGTTGAGGATAGTTTGAATTGTGAGGAAATTAAGCATGAAATACAACGACGAATTGATGAAGGGCGAAGAAGGATACATGAAGAGGTAGTGGCCCAAattgagaaagaaaaggaggcaGTTTTAACTGAAGCCAAGCAGAAAGCG GAACGAGAAAAAAAGGAGCGAGAGGAGCTAGAGAAAAAGCTCGAGGAAGAACAAAAGAAAGCCGAAGAGGCATTGATGAAAGAAGCAATGGAACAGCAGCAGAAAGAACTAGAGCGGTACCAGGAGCTGGAGAGGCTTCAGAAAGAAAGGGAGGAAGCCCTGAAACGAAAACAGACGGAGGAAGAGCAGCAGAGGCAGAACCAGATGAAGCTGCTGGGCAAGAACAAGTCGCGGCCAAAGTTGTCCTTCGCTCTTGGGATGAAGTAG